From the Oxobacter pfennigii genome, one window contains:
- a CDS encoding DUF6762 family protein, whose protein sequence is MDKTAVVIMEKNKDTGFLEKELGSYSVNHDMNHIDKIYAMEEDGEIIVNLHLTVAGDFEDWEFNAILDNYALELYDNVAVSIEEDEEGYNPTWHLKFKFEANDSDVERKLNGIMDIHDRELKRVLEAIKDLESEYKS, encoded by the coding sequence ATGGATAAAACAGCTGTTGTAATAATGGAAAAGAACAAGGACACAGGTTTTTTGGAAAAAGAGCTTGGAAGCTACTCGGTAAATCATGATATGAACCACATAGATAAAATATATGCCATGGAAGAAGATGGAGAGATTATAGTAAATCTTCACTTAACGGTGGCAGGAGATTTTGAGGACTGGGAATTCAATGCTATACTGGATAATTATGCGTTAGAGCTTTATGATAATGTGGCAGTTTCTATAGAGGAGGATGAAGAAGGATATAATCCGACATGGCATTTGAAATTCAAATTTGAAGCAAATGACAGCGATGTAGAAAGAAAATTAAATGGGATAATGGACATACATGACAGGGAATTAAAAAGAGTACTTGAGGCAATTAAGGATTTAGAAAGCGAATACAAGAGTTAA
- a CDS encoding flavin reductase family protein produces MYRQIKHSEYSKEILEQLQRGAFLTVKSGDKVNTMTIGWGALSVIWGKPVFTVLVRKSRYTYEIIEESHEFTVSLPIKGQLKEALGFCGSKSGRNTDKFKECNLTLKDGQKVNVPVIDECDIQIECKIVYKQDMDENCLDADIKSRAYAKGDYHTIYYGEIVSIYIKE; encoded by the coding sequence ATGTACAGGCAAATAAAGCATAGCGAATATTCCAAAGAAATTCTGGAGCAATTGCAAAGGGGTGCTTTTCTTACTGTTAAGAGCGGCGATAAGGTAAACACCATGACAATAGGCTGGGGTGCGTTGAGCGTTATATGGGGCAAGCCTGTTTTTACAGTATTGGTAAGAAAATCAAGATATACATATGAAATCATTGAAGAAAGCCATGAATTTACTGTAAGCCTGCCAATTAAAGGACAGCTAAAGGAAGCTTTGGGCTTTTGCGGAAGCAAGTCAGGAAGAAATACAGATAAGTTCAAGGAATGCAATTTAACATTAAAAGACGGGCAAAAAGTGAATGTACCGGTTATAGATGAATGCGATATTCAGATAGAATGCAAAATAGTATACAAGCAGGATATGGATGAGAACTGTCTTGATGCTGATATCAAAAGCAGGGCTTATGCTAAAGGAGATTATCACACAATTTATTATGGTGAGATCGTTTCTATTTATATAAAAGAATAA
- a CDS encoding SpoVR family protein has translation MDYVIKDLEKWGEIIEETAIKAGLDFYPQEFEIINYNDMLAYEAYIGMPSRYPHWSFGKAYEKLQTLYSYNLSGLPYEMVINSNPCIAYLMKDNTLLLQILTIAHVYGHNDFFKNNRLFKEATDANYVVEMFKNHADIIREYINDPSIGYEEVERILDAAHTIKLQTVRSFGMKVLDDEKYKKDLMSDYKDKASKYDPISPRILPNLPDLTKIPLEPEEDLLHFIMKYGELYEWEKNVLGIVREETKYFIPQIETKIMNEGWASYWHYNILKRLELPQNFYIEFIKRHNDVVAPLKGSLNPYYLGFEIYKDLAGKYGEEKIFEVRALERDESFLRRYLTKELCVKLNLFEYRKKDSDYIIYEISDDEGWEEIRNTLCCSVGMGGVPIIKIVDMSRNDRTLTLEHIYDGRELNRVYAEETLKNINILWGHRVVLNTVSGGKPISFKCEDKKIIP, from the coding sequence ATGGATTATGTAATAAAGGATTTGGAAAAGTGGGGAGAAATAATAGAAGAAACGGCAATTAAAGCAGGTCTTGATTTTTATCCTCAGGAGTTTGAAATAATAAATTATAACGATATGCTTGCTTATGAAGCCTACATCGGTATGCCTTCCCGGTATCCCCACTGGAGCTTCGGCAAGGCCTATGAAAAATTGCAGACCTTATACAGCTATAACCTTTCCGGTCTTCCTTATGAGATGGTTATTAATTCTAATCCCTGCATAGCTTATCTCATGAAGGATAACACCCTGCTTTTGCAGATACTGACAATAGCCCATGTATATGGACATAATGACTTTTTTAAGAACAACCGGCTGTTTAAGGAAGCCACCGATGCAAACTATGTGGTGGAAATGTTTAAAAACCATGCTGATATAATAAGAGAATATATAAACGATCCCAGCATCGGTTATGAGGAAGTGGAGCGAATTTTAGACGCTGCACATACCATAAAATTGCAGACTGTAAGGTCCTTCGGAATGAAAGTATTAGACGACGAAAAGTATAAAAAAGATTTGATGTCCGATTACAAAGACAAAGCCAGCAAATACGACCCCATATCACCTAGAATTCTTCCAAATCTTCCGGACTTAACCAAAATACCCTTAGAGCCGGAAGAGGACTTGCTGCATTTCATTATGAAATACGGCGAATTATACGAATGGGAGAAAAATGTTTTAGGTATTGTCCGGGAAGAAACAAAGTATTTTATCCCCCAGATTGAGACTAAAATAATGAATGAAGGCTGGGCTAGTTACTGGCATTACAATATTCTAAAAAGGCTGGAGCTTCCTCAGAATTTTTACATTGAATTCATTAAGCGCCACAATGATGTTGTGGCTCCCTTAAAAGGAAGCCTCAATCCATATTATCTAGGTTTTGAGATATATAAAGATTTGGCAGGCAAATACGGTGAGGAAAAAATATTTGAAGTAAGGGCATTGGAGCGAGATGAATCCTTTTTAAGAAGATATCTTACAAAGGAGCTTTGCGTTAAGCTCAATCTCTTTGAATACAGGAAAAAGGACAGCGATTATATAATATATGAAATATCCGATGACGAAGGCTGGGAGGAAATAAGAAATACTCTGTGCTGCTCGGTAGGCATGGGTGGTGTTCCCATAATTAAAATAGTTGATATGTCTCGAAATGACAGAACCTTAACCCTCGAACACATATACGACGGAAGGGAATTAAACAGGGTTTATGCAGAAGAGACACTGAAAAATATCAACATCCTATGGGGTCACAGGGTGGTATTAAACACAGTATCCGGCGGAAAGCCTATATCCTTTAAATGTGAAGACAAAAAGATCATACCTTAA
- the yhbH gene encoding sporulation protein YhbH, producing the protein MSIFRQFNPISHDRAAEDKRRHRQLVEDSIKKNLSDIISEESIIGQSSDKKIKIPIRGLKEYQFIYGKNSPGVGSGDGSEKRWDKIGSDRGQGQGSQGAGNDEGDDIYETEVTIEDVINYLFEDLNLPYLDRKRFSEILSQSSTKRSGYQRNGIPPRFAKKRTVVEKLKRKQGMKRAMVEKGEEGEIERFPFKEDDLRFYRVKQNKRRESNAVVICIMDTSGSMDQTKKYLARSFFFLLYQFVKMKYLNVEVVFVAHSTVGKEVTENEFFHKVESGGTYISSGYEKALEIIHSRYNPELWNIYAFHASDGDNWSEDDNKAVETARKMCEVCNLFGYAEITSKYYITNIKKKYIESISNKNFAIVTIDKKEDIWPAFKSILKNDTVEVG; encoded by the coding sequence ATGTCTATATTCAGGCAATTCAATCCTATCAGCCATGACAGAGCAGCAGAAGATAAAAGAAGGCACAGGCAGCTGGTGGAAGACTCTATAAAAAAGAATCTAAGCGACATTATATCAGAGGAAAGCATAATAGGCCAAAGCAGTGACAAGAAAATAAAGATTCCCATAAGAGGATTAAAGGAATATCAGTTTATATACGGCAAAAATTCGCCGGGGGTAGGAAGCGGTGACGGAAGCGAAAAAAGATGGGATAAGATAGGGAGCGACAGGGGCCAGGGCCAAGGGAGTCAGGGAGCTGGTAATGATGAGGGTGACGATATATATGAAACTGAAGTCACCATTGAGGACGTAATTAATTATCTCTTCGAGGATCTTAATCTGCCCTATCTGGATAGAAAGAGGTTTTCTGAAATATTATCCCAGAGTTCCACTAAAAGATCAGGTTATCAAAGAAACGGCATACCTCCCAGGTTTGCTAAAAAGCGTACCGTGGTTGAAAAATTAAAACGAAAACAGGGCATGAAAAGAGCAATGGTAGAAAAGGGCGAGGAGGGGGAAATCGAAAGGTTCCCGTTTAAAGAGGATGATTTAAGATTCTACAGAGTTAAACAGAATAAGAGAAGAGAATCAAATGCAGTTGTCATTTGCATAATGGATACTTCGGGTTCCATGGACCAGACCAAGAAGTATCTTGCCCGTTCCTTTTTCTTTCTGCTTTATCAATTTGTAAAGATGAAATATCTCAATGTAGAAGTAGTCTTTGTAGCTCATTCAACTGTGGGAAAAGAAGTTACGGAAAATGAATTCTTTCACAAGGTGGAATCGGGAGGAACTTATATTTCCAGCGGATATGAAAAAGCCTTGGAAATAATACACAGCCGTTATAATCCTGAACTGTGGAATATATATGCTTTTCATGCTAGTGATGGTGACAACTGGAGTGAAGACGACAACAAGGCTGTTGAGACTGCCCGGAAAATGTGTGAAGTTTGCAACCTATTCGGATATGCGGAAATAACTTCAAAATACTATATAACGAATATAAAGAAAAAATACATTGAAAGTATAAGCAACAAGAATTTCGCCATTGTGACAATAGATAAAAAGGAAGACATCTGGCCTGCCTTTAAAAGCATTTTAAAGAATGATACCGTGGAGGTCGGATAA
- a CDS encoding PrkA family serine protein kinase, producing MEFKELIEKDREARKSQEFEGTFLDYLDIVSKDPDLVKFSHKRLHDIIIEKGFEVLKPEDDPKIKKIHGNEVIRKYNFFRDNFFGIDKTLMKIVSYFHASSMRGEESRQVLYLVGPVGSGKSSIVETLKSALEQSPAVYVLKGCPMREEPLHLIPKHLRKDMEKMLDVQIEGDLCPICRYRLKEEYNGEYEKFPVVTSNFSIRSRKGIGVVPPVDPNNQDTSVLTGSVDISKLDLYPEDDPRVLSLNGAFNVGNRGMVEFIEVFKNDVEYLHTIITATQEKAIPSPGKGSMIYFDGIIIAHSNEAEWNKFKSDHTNEAILDRIVKVEVPYCLEMSEEVKIYQKILKSSNFKAHIAPHTIETAAMFAILSRLSPSAKVDPLTKLKIYNGEEIVEKGTTKKIDIIELRDEAGLREGFSGISTRFIIKSIDNALSNSENGCINPLSVMESMIKSVKEIDIAEDDKKRYLAFLQDTIRKEYNKILEKEITKAFIVSFREQAESLFNNYLDHAESYVNRTKIKDKATGELLEADEKFMRSIEEQIGISEGSAKGFRLDVTAYMFYLMRKGGKIDYTSYEPLKEAIEKKLTVSVKELSRVITKSKVRDKEQDEKYNSMVEEMKANGYCDHCCDVILKYAANNLWKD from the coding sequence GTGGAATTCAAAGAGCTGATTGAGAAGGATAGGGAAGCTAGAAAATCTCAAGAATTTGAGGGTACATTCCTCGATTATCTTGATATTGTGAGTAAAGACCCTGACTTAGTGAAGTTTTCCCATAAGAGGCTTCACGACATCATTATCGAAAAAGGGTTTGAAGTACTGAAGCCGGAGGATGATCCCAAAATTAAAAAGATACATGGAAATGAAGTAATTAGAAAATACAATTTTTTCCGAGATAATTTCTTCGGCATAGATAAGACCCTTATGAAAATAGTGAGCTATTTCCATGCTTCATCCATGAGAGGTGAAGAGTCAAGGCAGGTATTGTATCTGGTAGGTCCCGTAGGATCGGGAAAATCCTCAATAGTGGAAACGCTAAAGAGCGCATTGGAACAAAGCCCGGCGGTGTATGTCCTTAAGGGCTGCCCTATGAGAGAAGAGCCGCTTCATTTAATTCCCAAGCACTTGAGAAAAGATATGGAAAAAATGCTGGATGTTCAGATAGAAGGAGATTTATGCCCTATATGCAGATATAGGCTGAAGGAAGAATATAATGGGGAATATGAGAAATTCCCTGTTGTAACCAGCAATTTTTCAATAAGGTCAAGGAAGGGAATAGGAGTAGTTCCGCCAGTGGATCCCAATAACCAGGATACATCTGTACTTACAGGTAGTGTGGATATATCAAAATTGGATTTATACCCTGAAGATGATCCAAGGGTGCTATCACTAAACGGTGCTTTCAATGTGGGCAACAGAGGAATGGTAGAATTCATTGAGGTATTTAAAAACGACGTGGAATATTTGCATACCATTATAACTGCTACTCAGGAAAAAGCCATACCATCACCGGGAAAGGGCTCCATGATCTATTTTGACGGTATAATTATAGCCCATTCCAATGAAGCTGAATGGAATAAATTCAAATCTGACCATACAAATGAAGCAATACTTGACAGAATAGTAAAGGTAGAAGTTCCGTATTGTCTTGAAATGAGTGAAGAAGTGAAGATATATCAAAAGATTTTAAAGAGCAGCAACTTCAAAGCTCATATTGCACCTCATACAATTGAGACGGCAGCTATGTTTGCTATTTTATCAAGGCTTTCACCTTCTGCAAAGGTGGACCCTCTCACCAAGCTTAAAATATATAACGGCGAGGAAATAGTGGAGAAGGGAACAACCAAGAAAATAGATATCATTGAATTAAGAGATGAAGCCGGTTTAAGAGAAGGCTTCAGCGGAATATCCACAAGATTCATAATAAAATCCATAGACAATGCCTTATCTAACTCTGAAAATGGCTGTATCAATCCATTAAGCGTAATGGAGAGCATGATTAAATCCGTTAAGGAAATAGATATCGCAGAGGACGATAAAAAGAGATATCTTGCATTCCTTCAAGATACCATACGCAAGGAATACAATAAAATATTGGAAAAGGAAATCACAAAGGCCTTTATTGTAAGCTTCAGGGAGCAGGCGGAAAGCTTATTTAACAATTATCTTGACCATGCAGAATCCTATGTAAACCGGACTAAAATTAAAGATAAGGCAACAGGTGAGCTTTTGGAGGCAGACGAAAAATTCATGAGATCCATAGAAGAGCAAATAGGAATATCCGAGGGTTCTGCAAAAGGCTTCAGGCTGGATGTTACTGCATATATGTTCTATCTCATGCGTAAAGGCGGAAAAATTGATTATACCTCCTATGAGCCCTTAAAGGAAGCAATAGAGAAAAAGTTGACGGTATCTGTGAAAGAGCTCTCCAGGGTCATAACAAAATCAAAGGTAAGGGATAAGGAGCAGGATGAAAAATATAATTCAATGGTTGAAGAAATGAAAGCTAACGGTTACTGTGACCATTGCTGCGATGTTATATTAAAATATGCGGCTAATAACCTATGGAAGGATTGA
- a CDS encoding LiaI-LiaF-like domain-containing protein, whose amino-acid sequence MKKESIGAGIFLVSLGLLFLLINFGVLDWSIFEAFFDLWPGILIVIGLNIIFNNNRIIKIITWLIFLAAVIAYGYYDNNILSQPGINWKDIVIFKDIIFTKKMV is encoded by the coding sequence ATGAAGAAGGAAAGTATCGGAGCCGGAATTTTTTTAGTATCTTTAGGACTTTTATTTCTTCTGATAAATTTTGGTGTGCTGGATTGGTCGATTTTTGAAGCTTTTTTCGACCTGTGGCCGGGAATATTAATAGTTATTGGCTTAAACATCATATTTAACAATAACAGGATAATAAAGATAATTACCTGGCTTATTTTTCTTGCCGCCGTCATAGCTTACGGATATTATGACAACAACATTTTAAGCCAGCCGGGAATAAATTGGAAGGATATCGTTATATTTAAGGATATAATATTTACGAAGAAAATGGTGTAA
- a CDS encoding PspC domain-containing protein — MGKQLFRSRNNKMIAGVCGGIAEYFAIDPTIVRLVWVLITLTYGIGLIAYIIAAIVIPDNMYQSYENYEQKSNEEYAKPAVSSDKTNLIIGCILVLIGAFAVLKRFFYWFDFSLLWPVLLIAVGAIILYNGWRKPR; from the coding sequence GTGGGAAAGCAGTTATTCAGATCCAGAAATAACAAAATGATAGCAGGGGTGTGCGGAGGCATAGCTGAATACTTTGCGATAGACCCGACAATTGTGCGGCTTGTATGGGTGCTTATCACATTGACCTACGGTATTGGGCTTATAGCTTACATCATAGCTGCCATTGTAATACCCGATAATATGTATCAAAGTTATGAAAATTATGAGCAAAAATCTAATGAGGAATATGCAAAACCAGCGGTAAGCAGCGATAAAACAAACTTAATCATTGGATGCATATTGGTACTTATCGGTGCTTTTGCAGTTTTAAAGCGTTTCTTTTACTGGTTTGATTTCAGCTTGTTATGGCCGGTGCTCTTGATAGCTGTCGGAGCTATAATATTATACAACGGTTGGAGGAAGCCCAGATGA
- the ndk gene encoding nucleoside-diphosphate kinase — translation MERTFAMIKPDGVSRGLTGEIIKRYEQKGLKIAALKMMNADKATVEEHYIEHKEKSFYGELLDYILSGPVVAMVIEGHSAITLVRKLNGATKVEDAQPGTIRGDFAASTTNNIVHSSDSIESAEREIKLWFK, via the coding sequence ATGGAACGTACTTTTGCTATGATCAAGCCTGACGGAGTATCCCGCGGACTTACAGGAGAAATTATTAAAAGATATGAACAGAAAGGTTTAAAAATTGCCGCCTTGAAAATGATGAATGCAGACAAGGCTACAGTGGAGGAACACTATATAGAACATAAGGAAAAAAGCTTTTATGGCGAGCTTTTAGACTATATATTAAGCGGACCTGTAGTTGCCATGGTTATTGAAGGGCATTCAGCCATAACCTTGGTACGCAAATTAAACGGCGCTACGAAGGTTGAAGACGCCCAGCCCGGCACAATAAGGGGAGATTTCGCAGCTTCCACAACAAATAATATAGTACATTCCTCAGATAGCATCGAATCCGCTGAAAGAGAAATAAAATTGTGGTTTAAATAA
- a CDS encoding peptidoglycan DD-metalloendopeptidase family protein produces MNRLKGLFTNRLKYLAAWLILFTVFISGVSIAITVPGSGVDQKSFNSGTYKSSNAVYIDRTLKNDTGLNASGASLTSDDNSYEELFDEPQVINLAYYKKDGANAKVPSPKEKVIKIKSGDTLWGLASTYDVDLDELIKLNDIKKPNSLKIGQEIKLPVKEEQLLNETVKDIEKISAKKPETKKVKAAVNKSKASAVTLASRSGAQAARTPNIAGGWPAAGVIYSRFGYRGSEFHKGVDIAAPSGTDIFAYNSGQVIFSAWDGGYGRLVIIDHGDGMKTYYGHCSKLLVGVGERVEQGQHIADMGRSGDATGNHLHFEVRINDKAVNPLNYLN; encoded by the coding sequence ATGAACAGGCTAAAGGGTCTTTTTACCAACAGACTAAAGTACCTGGCTGCCTGGCTGATTCTTTTCACTGTTTTTATTTCCGGAGTTTCCATCGCAATTACAGTCCCGGGATCCGGGGTGGATCAAAAATCATTTAACAGCGGGACATACAAATCATCAAATGCAGTTTATATCGATAGAACATTGAAAAATGATACTGGCCTTAATGCATCAGGTGCCTCATTGACTTCTGATGACAACAGTTACGAAGAACTTTTTGATGAGCCGCAGGTCATAAATTTAGCCTATTACAAAAAAGACGGAGCCAATGCAAAAGTTCCTTCACCAAAAGAGAAAGTCATAAAAATTAAAAGCGGTGATACACTATGGGGTTTAGCATCTACATATGATGTAGATCTAGATGAATTAATCAAATTAAATGACATAAAAAAGCCCAATAGTCTCAAAATCGGCCAGGAAATTAAGCTTCCCGTCAAGGAAGAACAGCTTTTAAATGAGACTGTTAAAGACATCGAAAAAATATCGGCTAAAAAGCCCGAAACCAAAAAAGTAAAAGCAGCAGTAAATAAATCCAAAGCTTCAGCGGTTACTTTGGCATCAAGAAGCGGTGCTCAGGCTGCCAGAACCCCAAACATAGCCGGTGGATGGCCGGCTGCAGGAGTAATATACTCGAGGTTTGGGTACAGAGGCAGCGAGTTTCACAAAGGTGTTGATATAGCAGCACCATCCGGAACAGACATATTTGCCTATAATAGCGGCCAAGTCATATTCAGTGCCTGGGACGGCGGATACGGCCGTCTGGTTATCATAGACCATGGAGATGGTATGAAAACCTATTACGGGCATTGCTCCAAACTCTTAGTAGGCGTGGGAGAACGCGTAGAGCAAGGGCAGCACATAGCTGATATGGGCAGAAGCGGCGATGCTACAGGCAATCACTTGCATTTTGAAGTAAGGATTAATGATAAGGCTGTAAATCCATTGAATTACTTGAATTGA
- a CDS encoding HD domain-containing protein — protein MEKNIPEREEAFALLLEYNKNDRLIKHALSVEAVMRHFAEIFNEDPEKWGTIGLMHDLDYEMYPEEHCKKVREILSGSNWPEEYIHAIESHGYGLCCDVEPVERMEKVLYTIDELTGLIAATALMRPSKSIMDTETKSVKKKWNQKGFAAGANREVIENGAGMLDLSLDYIIEETIKGMRKSAEAIGLKGEL, from the coding sequence ATGGAAAAAAACATACCGGAAAGAGAAGAGGCATTTGCCCTGTTATTAGAGTATAATAAAAATGACCGCCTTATAAAACATGCTCTTTCAGTAGAAGCTGTTATGAGGCATTTTGCGGAAATTTTTAATGAAGACCCTGAAAAATGGGGTACCATAGGCTTAATGCATGATCTGGACTATGAAATGTATCCTGAGGAACACTGTAAGAAAGTAAGGGAAATATTATCTGGCAGCAATTGGCCCGAAGAATACATACATGCTATAGAAAGTCACGGTTACGGGCTATGCTGCGACGTTGAACCAGTTGAAAGAATGGAAAAAGTTTTATACACTATAGATGAATTGACAGGGCTTATCGCTGCCACAGCCTTAATGAGACCCAGCAAAAGCATAATGGATACCGAAACAAAGTCTGTGAAAAAGAAATGGAACCAAAAAGGCTTTGCTGCCGGCGCCAACAGAGAAGTAATAGAAAATGGCGCAGGCATGCTGGATTTAAGCCTTGACTACATTATCGAAGAAACAATAAAGGGCATGAGAAAATCCGCAGAAGCTATCGGCTTAAAAGGTGAATTATAA
- a CDS encoding O-antigen ligase family protein — translation MGIYLHNYFTETEKIESLMYYILIFSGVSAVIAIIEKCTAAFYKYVGWGQIFGIPKQFITYDGYRVYSTFGNPNIAGTWFAAVILISLYFFGKHKGFKKALFFWAVCFFTCVFILTGSRGAVLGLLPALIVYGLMKKDKWTYNLTFVIFIIIAGVMFVTPALMPQIHSANSPMIHAVNNSISSREAIWQGCLNMFKYKPLTGYGLLGIYSASKNIFHQYHRTLHGHNIIITLAATLGIVGLGIYLFIKKYIAEGLYFLSREKCDLAPLLAGIQVIILGHGLVDFTIMVPQIGMLYLGSLSIINSLVLQYSNYNEGIYIFSPWFTTKRTA, via the coding sequence ATGGGTATATATCTTCATAATTATTTCACTGAAACAGAAAAAATTGAGAGCCTTATGTATTACATACTGATTTTTTCCGGAGTTTCAGCTGTGATAGCCATTATAGAAAAATGTACAGCTGCTTTTTATAAGTATGTAGGATGGGGACAAATATTTGGTATACCAAAGCAGTTTATAACCTATGACGGCTACAGGGTGTATTCCACTTTTGGAAACCCTAATATAGCCGGAACCTGGTTTGCTGCAGTCATATTGATATCACTTTATTTTTTCGGCAAGCATAAAGGCTTTAAAAAAGCACTGTTTTTTTGGGCTGTCTGTTTTTTCACCTGTGTATTTATACTTACAGGCTCCAGAGGAGCCGTCCTTGGACTTCTGCCCGCTTTAATAGTTTACGGACTTATGAAAAAGGATAAATGGACTTATAATCTTACATTTGTAATTTTTATTATCATAGCAGGTGTAATGTTCGTCACCCCGGCTTTAATGCCCCAAATTCACAGCGCAAACAGCCCCATGATACATGCTGTCAATAATTCCATAAGCAGTCGGGAAGCCATATGGCAAGGATGCCTTAACATGTTTAAATACAAGCCTTTAACGGGCTATGGGTTGCTTGGCATATATTCTGCAAGCAAGAATATTTTTCATCAGTATCACAGAACCCTCCACGGCCACAATATCATAATTACCTTGGCAGCCACCCTTGGTATTGTGGGACTGGGCATATATCTTTTTATTAAAAAATATATAGCAGAAGGGTTATACTTCTTAAGCAGGGAAAAGTGTGACTTAGCTCCTCTTCTTGCAGGTATACAGGTTATAATATTAGGTCATGGCCTGGTGGACTTTACCATAATGGTACCCCAAATAGGCATGCTGTATTTAGGGAGCTTATCCATTATAAATTCACTGGTTCTTCAATACAGCAATTACAATGAAGGCATATATATTTTTTCACCCTGGTTTACTACCAAAAGAACGGCGTAA
- a CDS encoding citrate/2-methylcitrate synthase, with protein sequence MVKEYGFDISILDKYSGLAEKNNKIEAEYYSMYNVKRGLRNSNGTGVLVGLTKVGDVTGYIIENDVKVPTEGKLIYRGIDVEKIVEGFQQEKRFGFEEVSYLLLFGELPCKKELQEFKELLGSCRTLPEGFLEDMILRAPSKDIMNKLERSVLVSYSYDPNPDDISINNVLRQSIELMSRFPAMIAYGYQAKAHYYSGKSLFIHSPLPELSTAENILHMIRNDNGYTSTEAEILDLSMVLHAEHGGGNNSTFATHVVSSTGTDTYSAIAAAVGALKGPKHGGANIKVMEMIADIKDNIRKWDNREELENYLRKILRKDAFDGSGLIYGMGHAVYTISDPRAELLKKKAKELAAEKNRMEEYELYRSIEEITKCIFAEAEANRKIAANVDFYSGFVYDMLNIPQELYTPLFATARIPGWCAHRIEQLASEPKIIRPAYRSVKEEEHYCELDKR encoded by the coding sequence ATGGTTAAGGAATATGGTTTTGATATAAGCATTCTAGATAAATATTCCGGTTTAGCAGAAAAAAACAACAAAATAGAAGCTGAATATTATTCAATGTACAACGTTAAAAGGGGATTGAGAAACAGCAATGGAACGGGAGTCCTTGTGGGATTGACAAAAGTGGGAGATGTAACAGGCTATATAATTGAGAATGACGTTAAGGTTCCCACTGAAGGAAAGCTCATATACCGAGGCATTGATGTGGAAAAAATAGTGGAAGGGTTTCAGCAGGAAAAGCGTTTTGGCTTTGAGGAAGTAAGCTATCTTTTGTTATTCGGAGAATTGCCCTGTAAAAAGGAGCTGCAGGAATTTAAAGAACTTTTAGGCAGCTGCAGGACATTGCCCGAAGGTTTTTTGGAAGATATGATATTGAGAGCCCCAAGCAAGGATATAATGAACAAACTCGAAAGAAGCGTCCTTGTAAGCTATTCCTATGACCCTAATCCTGACGATATCAGCATTAATAACGTATTAAGGCAGAGCATCGAATTAATGTCAAGATTTCCTGCTATGATAGCTTACGGCTATCAGGCAAAGGCCCATTATTACAGTGGTAAAAGCCTTTTTATCCATAGTCCATTACCTGAGTTATCCACTGCTGAAAATATACTTCATATGATACGAAATGATAATGGCTATACAAGCACCGAGGCTGAAATACTGGACTTATCGATGGTGCTGCATGCGGAACATGGGGGAGGCAATAATTCCACTTTTGCAACTCATGTGGTTTCTTCAACGGGTACAGACACATATTCTGCAATAGCTGCAGCCGTAGGTGCTCTAAAGGGGCCAAAGCACGGCGGCGCTAATATTAAAGTAATGGAAATGATAGCGGATATAAAAGATAATATCCGTAAATGGGATAATCGCGAAGAGCTTGAAAATTATCTTCGAAAAATATTGAGAAAAGATGCATTTGACGGTTCGGGGCTTATATATGGTATGGGCCACGCCGTTTATACAATATCAGACCCAAGGGCGGAGCTTCTTAAGAAAAAAGCAAAGGAACTGGCCGCCGAAAAGAATAGGATGGAAGAATATGAGCTCTACAGAAGCATAGAAGAGATAACAAAATGCATATTTGCAGAGGCAGAGGCAAACAGAAAAATTGCTGCTAACGTAGATTTTTATTCCGGCTTTGTATATGATATGCTGAACATTCCCCAGGAGCTCTATACTCCTCTTTTTGCTACGGCAAGAATCCCGGGCTGGTGCGCACACAGAATAGAGCAGCTGGCCAGCGAACCTAAAATTATAAGGCCGGCTTATAGGAGCGTAAAAGAGGAAGAGCATTATTGCGAGCTTGATAAGAGATAA